The sequence GAACATGAAGCGTGAAGGGAACGGCGGGGCCGACATGCGGCGGGTGCAGGCCCTGCTCCGATCCCGCGCGCACCTGCGGCCGACGCAACCCTGGGTACCCCGGCCGCCGGAAGCGGAGGGAGGGTGCGGCGTCACCGGGTTCGCCTGCACGATCCCCGTGGGCGGGAAGCACATCTACGAACCTTCCATGCAGATGCGCAACCGCGGCAACGGCAAGGGAGGCGGGATCGCCGCCTGCGGGCTCGTGCCCGAAGAGCTGGGCGTGTCGCGCCGGGTGCTGGATGAAAACTACATCCTCCAGGTCGCCCTGCTGGACCCCTCCGCCCGGGACGAGGTGGAAAAATCGTTCGTCGCCCCCTTCTTCGACATCGACCACGGGGGCCTGATCCCCACCGTGGACGATTTCCGCGACGTGCCGCTGCTGGAAGTCCGGCCCCCGGACGTGGCCCGCTACTTCGTCCGGGTCAAGCCCGACGTGCTCTCCCGGTTCGCCGGGGAGAGGAAACTGGATTCGGCGGATCTCACCGAGCGGGAAGTGGAGGACGAGTTCGTCTTCCAGAACTCGATCGCGCTGAACAACCGGTTCTACGCCTCGCTGGGCGACAAGCGGGCCTTCGTGATGTCCCACGCGCGGAACCTCATCATCCTCAAGATCGTGGGCTACGCCGAGGCCGCCGTGCAGTACTACCGCATGCCCGACACGCACGCCCACGTCTGGATCGCCCACCAGCGGTTCCCGACGAAAGGCCGCGTGTGGCACCCGGGCGGAGCGCACCCGTTCATCGGCCTGAACGAGGCCCTGGTGCACAACGGCGACTTCGCCAATTACCACTCGGTGTGCGAGTATCTGGCCGGGCGCGGCATCTTCCCGCAGTTCCTCACCGACACGGAGGTGTCCGTCCTCCTGTTCGATCTCTGGAACCGGGTCTACCGCTACCCGATGGAGTACATCATCGAGGCGCTGGCGCCGACGACGGAGCTGGACTTCGACCGCCTTCCGTCGGAGAAGCAGCGGATCTACCGGCAGATCCAGGCGGCGCACATCCACGCCTCGCCCGACGGCCCCTGGTTCTTCATCATCGCCCGCACCCTGGCCGCCACGGGGGAGTTCCAGCTGATGGGGATCACCGACACCGCCATGCTGCGGCCTCAGGTGTTCGCCCTGCAGGAAGGCGAGGAGTCCATAGGGCTCATCTGCTCGGAGAAGCAGGCCATCGACGCGACCCTGGCCAGCCTGGCCGGCGAGGACCCTCGGTTCACCCCGGTCGCCGACATGTACTGGAACGCCCGCGGCGGAAGCCACACCGACGGGGGGGCCTTCCTGCTGACGGTCTCCCCGGCGGGGGATCGCTACCGCATGCGCGTCACGAACAAGTTCGGCACGGAAGTCTCCACGGTGTCCGACCAGGTCCACTGCGACCTATCCGTTCCTCCGGCTGCCACGTCGTGCACGGACGAGGACGCGGCGGCCATCGAGCGGTGCGCGGGCGACGGCGATTCCGAGGCGCTCTACGCCCACCTTCTCGGCCGGCTCCCCTCGATGGACTTCGACTCCTTCCGCCGGTTCGTCGACCGCTGGGCCGGACGGACGGCCTCCGATGCGCCGGGCCTGGGCATCGAGGCCCTGACGAAATGCATGGACCGCCGCTATCTCACCGGGGAGAAGAAACGAAGCTCCCTGCTGACCATCCTCCGCGGCGGACTGGAACGGATCTTCGAACGGCAACCCCTGTGCGACGACGCGCGGGCGGGCACCCACGTGCGCGTCACCCGGGAAACCCGGGACCGCCTGCGCGGTCCGCGTCCCGGCGAGACGACGCTTCTGATCGACGCCCGCGGTTTCCCGCCCGAAGGCGAGGAGTGCGACGCGGCGTTGGCGATCCGGGCCTACCGTCTCGGATGGCGTCGCCTGGTCCACTACAACACGCGGGGAACCCGGTTCCACGGCGTAGGCCTGGGCCCCGGCACCGCGGGACTGCGGATCGACTGCTACGACAACCCGGGAGACTATCTCGGCTCCGGGATGGACGGCCTGGGGATCTACGTCCACGGCAACGCCCAGGACCAGCTATGCCAGATCAGCAAGCAGGGGAAGCTGGTCGTCTACGGGGATGTGGGGCAGACCTTCCTCTACGGAGCCAAGGGCGGCGAGGCGTACGTGATGGGGAACGCGGCCGGCCGGCCGATGATCAACGCCGTCGGCGGGCCGCGGGTGGTGATCAACGGCACCGCCCTGGACTACCTGGCCGAGTCGTTCATGGCCGGCGACCCCCACAACGGCGGCGGCTTCGCCGTCGTCAACGGCCTGCAGTACGACCCGAACGGCCGGCTGCGCCCGCTGGACCTCCCGTACCCCGGCGGCAACCTGCTTTCCCTGGCCTCCGGCGGGGCGGTCTACATCCGCGACCCCCGGCGCACGCTGGTCGAGGAGCAGCTCAACGGCGGCGTGTACCGGCCCCTGTCCGCCGCCGACTGGAGGCTTATCCTGCCGTACCTGGAAGAGAACGAGCGGCTGTTCGACATCCGGATCGACCGCGACCTGCTGACCGTCGACGGGATCCTGAAGTCGCCGCAGGCGGTCTACCGCAAGGTGGTGCCCCGCAACGACGCCGAAGCCGAGGCGGACCTGGAGGGACTTGGCGGATGACCCAACCGATGCCATGGAACGGGGGCGACCTCCAGGAGGAAGTCCGGCGTC comes from Deltaproteobacteria bacterium and encodes:
- a CDS encoding glutamate synthase; the protein is MKREGNGGADMRRVQALLRSRAHLRPTQPWVPRPPEAEGGCGVTGFACTIPVGGKHIYEPSMQMRNRGNGKGGGIAACGLVPEELGVSRRVLDENYILQVALLDPSARDEVEKSFVAPFFDIDHGGLIPTVDDFRDVPLLEVRPPDVARYFVRVKPDVLSRFAGERKLDSADLTEREVEDEFVFQNSIALNNRFYASLGDKRAFVMSHARNLIILKIVGYAEAAVQYYRMPDTHAHVWIAHQRFPTKGRVWHPGGAHPFIGLNEALVHNGDFANYHSVCEYLAGRGIFPQFLTDTEVSVLLFDLWNRVYRYPMEYIIEALAPTTELDFDRLPSEKQRIYRQIQAAHIHASPDGPWFFIIARTLAATGEFQLMGITDTAMLRPQVFALQEGEESIGLICSEKQAIDATLASLAGEDPRFTPVADMYWNARGGSHTDGGAFLLTVSPAGDRYRMRVTNKFGTEVSTVSDQVHCDLSVPPAATSCTDEDAAAIERCAGDGDSEALYAHLLGRLPSMDFDSFRRFVDRWAGRTASDAPGLGIEALTKCMDRRYLTGEKKRSSLLTILRGGLERIFERQPLCDDARAGTHVRVTRETRDRLRGPRPGETTLLIDARGFPPEGEECDAALAIRAYRLGWRRLVHYNTRGTRFHGVGLGPGTAGLRIDCYDNPGDYLGSGMDGLGIYVHGNAQDQLCQISKQGKLVVYGDVGQTFLYGAKGGEAYVMGNAAGRPMINAVGGPRVVINGTALDYLAESFMAGDPHNGGGFAVVNGLQYDPNGRLRPLDLPYPGGNLLSLASGGAVYIRDPRRTLVEEQLNGGVYRPLSAADWRLILPYLEENERLFDIRIDRDLLTVDGILKSPQAVYRKVVPRNDAEAEADLEGLGG